Proteins from a single region of Deinococcus malanensis:
- a CDS encoding ABC-F family ATP-binding cassette domain-containing protein: MSTLLSAQALAVTFGERPVLSGVSLSVMTGERVALLGRNGAGKTTLLRILTGELRPEDGEVWRSEDLRLSVLSQQHAHPAGLSVRALIDASHPYRELETELLALEANLGDPQTLASWTGLHARLEQAEAYAWPSRVRRILGMLDLTRFLTREAATLSGGERTRLALALALAREPDLLILDEPTNHLDIRMREWLEGWLRGFPGGVLLTSHDRDFLDAVATRSLWLENGEATPYPGGYSRARAQRELERRTQARAHRLGEREAGRLQGSVEWLDRRGRRSSAVKTRAERVALTEAPLPERQIRMRLLAGTARARLVAWGEHLGKCYGEHTVLHDVAFKLRQGDRVALMGANGTGKTTLMRLLAGEIFPDEAVPAPVFQVASGVSVASLDQIWHGLTPGEGLRAQFERRFGSRAAALLGGAGFTAADWLKTPEVLSGGERARAGLALVSGLRADLLLLDEPTNHLDVEALQALEAAVHAYAGAVVIVTHDRRFAREVANRLWVIEDAQLREPHGWGSREYRDPARGLEGDPPPPPPTPTPRQQLGPVETRLSALRAALDGPPGSLSGREEARLRVQAHQLQAQLYGLYSEAYAAPQYDGQVREPPLTVRAQKLGDWAAGQRGGMFWAAQDADCPHLAWDGHTLRFSESPPAWFGAALLGGALRILFERWNAGRVQLGEGGPVLTRRAYFEQQGLIRS, from the coding sequence GTGTCGACCCTGCTGAGCGCTCAGGCACTGGCTGTGACCTTCGGGGAGCGGCCGGTGCTTTCCGGCGTATCGCTGAGTGTCATGACTGGTGAACGGGTCGCGCTGCTGGGGCGCAACGGGGCGGGCAAGACCACCCTGCTGCGGATCCTGACTGGTGAGTTGCGTCCTGAGGACGGGGAGGTCTGGCGCAGCGAGGACCTGCGGCTGAGTGTGCTCTCGCAGCAGCATGCCCACCCGGCGGGCCTGAGTGTGCGGGCGCTGATTGACGCCTCGCACCCGTACCGGGAACTGGAAACCGAGCTGCTGGCCCTGGAAGCCAACCTGGGTGACCCTCAGACGCTGGCGTCCTGGACTGGCCTGCATGCCCGGCTGGAACAGGCTGAAGCCTACGCGTGGCCCTCCCGGGTGCGCCGCATTCTGGGCATGCTGGATCTGACCCGCTTTCTTACGCGCGAGGCGGCCACCCTGTCCGGCGGCGAACGCACCCGGCTGGCGCTGGCGCTGGCGCTGGCCCGCGAGCCGGACCTGCTGATACTGGATGAACCCACCAACCACCTGGACATCCGTATGCGCGAGTGGCTGGAGGGATGGCTGCGGGGCTTTCCCGGCGGGGTGCTGCTGACCAGTCATGACCGGGACTTCCTGGACGCGGTCGCCACGCGCAGCCTGTGGCTGGAAAACGGGGAGGCCACCCCGTACCCAGGGGGCTACAGCCGGGCCCGGGCCCAGCGCGAACTGGAGCGCCGCACCCAGGCCCGCGCGCACCGCCTGGGAGAACGCGAGGCTGGCCGGCTGCAGGGCAGCGTGGAATGGCTGGACCGCCGGGGGCGACGATCCTCGGCCGTCAAAACCCGCGCCGAACGGGTAGCCCTCACCGAGGCGCCCCTGCCCGAACGGCAGATCCGTATGCGTCTTCTGGCGGGCACCGCGCGGGCCCGCCTGGTTGCCTGGGGCGAACATCTCGGGAAGTGCTACGGCGAGCATACCGTGCTGCACGATGTCGCCTTTAAGCTGCGTCAGGGCGACCGGGTGGCCCTGATGGGCGCCAACGGCACCGGGAAGACCACCCTGATGCGCCTGCTGGCCGGCGAAATCTTTCCGGACGAGGCGGTCCCGGCTCCAGTGTTTCAGGTCGCGTCGGGCGTCAGTGTGGCCAGCCTGGACCAGATCTGGCACGGGCTGACCCCCGGCGAGGGCCTGCGCGCCCAGTTCGAGCGGCGTTTCGGGTCCCGGGCAGCGGCCCTGCTGGGCGGCGCGGGATTCACGGCCGCCGACTGGCTCAAGACCCCGGAAGTGCTTTCGGGAGGCGAACGTGCCCGCGCCGGGCTGGCCCTGGTCAGCGGTCTGCGGGCCGATCTGCTGCTGCTTGACGAGCCGACCAACCATCTGGACGTCGAGGCCCTGCAGGCCCTGGAGGCGGCGGTACATGCCTACGCGGGTGCCGTGGTCATCGTGACCCACGACCGCCGCTTCGCACGCGAAGTGGCCAATCGCCTGTGGGTCATCGAGGATGCCCAACTGCGCGAGCCGCACGGCTGGGGCAGCCGCGAGTACCGCGACCCGGCCCGGGGGCTGGAAGGGGACCCGCCCCCTCCACCGCCGACCCCCACCCCACGGCAGCAACTGGGACCGGTGGAGACCCGGCTTTCCGCACTGCGGGCGGCCCTGGACGGACCCCCGGGGAGCCTCAGCGGCCGGGAAGAGGCGCGGCTGCGTGTCCAGGCGCACCAGTTGCAGGCACAGCTGTATGGTCTCTACAGCGAAGCCTACGCCGCCCCCCAGTACGACGGCCAGGTGCGCGAACCGCCACTGACTGTGCGGGCACAGAAGCTTGGGGACTGGGCAGCCGGACAACGCGGGGGCATGTTCTGGGCCGCTCAGGACGCTGACTGTCCGCACCTTGCCTGGGACGGGCACACCTTGCGCTTCAGTGAATCGCCCCCGGCATGGTTCGGGGCCGCTCTGCTCGGGGGTGCGCTGCGCATTCTGTTTGAACGCTGGAACGCCGGCAGGGTGCAGCTGGGAGAGGGCGGGCCAGTGCTGACGCGCCGCGCCTACTTCGAGCAGCAGGGTTTGATCCGGTCCTGA
- a CDS encoding c-type cytochrome produces MQRSAFRFSAAGLGLSGLLAVVLAAPGSAQTTPAPMPSFTSTQVTLGQRVYTQSCQGCHGNKLQGGRAPALVGEKFLAKWADGKRPVADVHDYTAKNMPRNKPGSLTTSQALNVTAFVLSKNGYKAGKRSLTATTLKVPLSAPATETP; encoded by the coding sequence ATGCAGCGTTCCGCATTTCGTTTTTCTGCCGCAGGTCTGGGTCTGAGCGGGCTGCTCGCCGTTGTGCTGGCGGCCCCCGGGTCGGCCCAGACCACGCCGGCGCCTATGCCCAGCTTCACCTCGACGCAGGTCACCCTGGGGCAGCGCGTCTACACCCAGAGCTGCCAGGGCTGCCACGGGAACAAGCTGCAGGGAGGCCGGGCGCCCGCCCTGGTCGGTGAGAAGTTCCTGGCCAAGTGGGCCGACGGCAAGCGCCCGGTGGCTGACGTTCACGATTACACCGCCAAGAATATGCCCCGCAACAAGCCCGGCAGCCTGACCACCTCGCAGGCGCTGAATGTGACGGCATTTGTGCTGTCCAAGAATGGCTACAAGGCGGGCAAACGTTCCCTGACAGCCACGACCCTCAAGGTGCCCCTCAGCGCTCCGGCCACCGAGACCCCGTGA
- the trhO gene encoding oxygen-dependent tRNA uridine(34) hydroxylase TrhO, translating into MTCSPPDTLSEPSTWVVAALYQFRAVDDPAALRGTLHDLAHDLRLCGTLLVASEGINGTVAGSREAITVLHDRLLELGFTRLEYKESLSPHQPFKRLKVRLKKEIVTLGVPVEPRQQVGTYLSPAEWNALTADPDVIVVDTRNRYEVQAGTFQGALNPGLDSFREFPAWVDEHLAGAEGKRIAMFCTGGIRCEKSTSLLRQKGFQDVYHLQGGILRYLEEMPREESRWEGECFVFDGRVTVGHGLTPGGSEMCHSCGWPLTEGDLESQQFERGVSCPHCFAETTEAQKAAFRDRQQMYDRGQL; encoded by the coding sequence ATGACGTGCTCCCCGCCCGACACTCTCTCCGAGCCCAGCACATGGGTGGTGGCCGCCCTGTATCAGTTCCGGGCGGTTGACGACCCGGCTGCGCTGAGGGGCACCCTGCATGACCTCGCCCACGACCTGAGGCTATGCGGCACGCTGCTGGTCGCCTCCGAGGGCATCAACGGTACGGTGGCCGGTTCCCGTGAGGCCATCACGGTGCTGCATGACCGGCTGCTGGAGCTGGGCTTTACCCGCCTGGAGTACAAAGAAAGCCTCAGCCCACATCAGCCTTTCAAGCGCCTCAAGGTCCGCCTGAAAAAGGAGATCGTGACGCTGGGGGTCCCGGTCGAGCCGCGTCAGCAGGTAGGCACCTACCTGAGCCCCGCCGAGTGGAACGCCCTGACGGCCGACCCGGACGTGATCGTGGTGGACACCCGCAACCGTTACGAGGTGCAGGCCGGCACCTTTCAGGGTGCCCTCAACCCTGGCCTGGACAGCTTCCGGGAGTTTCCGGCCTGGGTGGATGAGCACCTGGCCGGCGCGGAAGGCAAACGCATCGCAATGTTCTGCACCGGGGGTATCCGCTGCGAAAAAAGCACCAGCCTGCTGCGGCAGAAGGGCTTTCAGGACGTTTATCACCTGCAGGGCGGCATCCTGCGCTACCTGGAGGAAATGCCCCGCGAGGAGAGCCGCTGGGAAGGCGAGTGCTTCGTCTTTGACGGCCGCGTGACGGTAGGCCACGGCCTGACTCCTGGCGGGAGCGAGATGTGCCACTCGTGCGGCTGGCCGCTGACCGAAGGCGATCTGGAGAGTCAGCAGTTCGAGCGTGGCGTGAGCTGCCCCCACTGCTTTGCCGAAACGACCGAAGCTCAGAAAGCCGCCTTCCGCGACCGCCAGCAGATGTACGACCGGGGGCAGTTGTGA
- a CDS encoding histidine phosphatase family protein — MPAPAAVLAPTRLILVRHGQTAHNLERRMQGHVDAPLDDTGHEQVRKLARHLHALGVRDPVIHSSDLQRAAATAEALHAALGGSLHRHRDLREIGLGEWEGQLYAEIETAHPELYGRFWDGDPVCCAPGGETPQECGDRVLRHLEQHWPVPGQTVIIVSHGIAVGAALARLLGLDYQQTFRERSLLHLNTAYSVLTLDPRTREVQNTLLAQSGHLNG, encoded by the coding sequence ATGCCTGCCCCCGCCGCAGTGCTGGCGCCCACCCGCCTGATCCTGGTGAGGCATGGTCAGACCGCCCATAACCTGGAGCGGCGCATGCAGGGTCATGTGGACGCGCCGCTGGACGACACCGGCCATGAGCAGGTCCGGAAGCTTGCCCGACACCTGCACGCTCTGGGCGTCCGCGACCCGGTCATTCACAGCAGTGATCTTCAGCGCGCCGCCGCCACTGCCGAGGCGCTGCACGCGGCGCTCGGCGGCTCCCTGCACCGCCACCGTGACCTGCGTGAGATCGGGCTGGGCGAGTGGGAAGGCCAGCTGTACGCCGAGATCGAAACTGCCCACCCGGAACTGTACGGCCGTTTCTGGGATGGAGACCCGGTGTGCTGCGCTCCGGGCGGTGAAACGCCTCAGGAGTGCGGCGACCGCGTGCTGAGGCATCTTGAACAGCACTGGCCTGTGCCGGGACAGACGGTGATCATCGTCTCTCACGGCATTGCCGTCGGCGCCGCGCTGGCACGGCTGCTGGGCCTGGACTACCAGCAGACCTTCCGTGAGCGATCGCTGCTTCATCTCAACACGGCCTACTCCGTGCTGACCCTTGACCCCCGGACACGAGAGGTCCAAAACACTCTCCTGGCGCAATCCGGACACCTGAACGGCTGA